Proteins from a single region of Salinibacter grassmerensis:
- the pdxA gene encoding 4-hydroxythreonine-4-phosphate dehydrogenase PdxA — MHIQRPTFQRPEPPAPNGAPTRLAITLGDPNGIGPEVVLKSLHDPSLMPSMTPVLIGSAHVLRVHADVLGFSDLDIHVVDEVPEEVPHGDVAVLDVAEDPEPPVMFGSTTAEGGRLAMRAVERAVEACKAGTVDAMVTAPISKDAVRQAGYDVPGHTEFLAEKTNSPQPTMMMVAGGLRVGLVTGHIALSRVPAAVTEEAILEKLRVIDASLRDDFAIEQPKIAVFGMNPHAGEAGAFGRKEEEVITPALQAARQEGFRVDGPIAADGFFGTQLDAGYDAALAMYHDQGLVPFKALAFDHGVNYTAGLPIVRTSPDHGTAFGIAGKGMALPGSMRNSMELAVAVARHRHQQATPAT, encoded by the coding sequence ATGCACATTCAGCGCCCCACCTTCCAACGCCCCGAACCGCCGGCGCCGAACGGTGCCCCCACGCGTCTCGCCATCACCCTGGGCGACCCGAACGGAATTGGGCCCGAGGTGGTGCTGAAGAGCCTGCACGACCCCAGCCTAATGCCGTCGATGACTCCGGTCCTGATTGGGTCGGCGCATGTGCTCCGGGTGCACGCCGACGTGCTGGGCTTCTCGGACCTCGACATCCACGTCGTGGACGAGGTGCCGGAGGAGGTGCCGCACGGGGACGTAGCCGTGCTCGACGTGGCCGAGGACCCGGAGCCCCCCGTCATGTTTGGCTCTACCACGGCGGAGGGGGGGCGCCTGGCGATGCGCGCGGTGGAGCGGGCCGTGGAGGCGTGCAAGGCGGGCACTGTTGACGCGATGGTCACCGCGCCCATTTCGAAGGACGCGGTGCGGCAGGCCGGGTACGACGTGCCGGGCCACACTGAATTTCTGGCGGAGAAGACGAACAGCCCGCAGCCGACGATGATGATGGTGGCCGGGGGACTGCGGGTTGGGCTCGTGACGGGGCACATTGCGCTGTCGAGGGTCCCCGCGGCCGTTACCGAAGAGGCCATCCTCGAAAAGCTGCGTGTCATCGACGCGTCCCTGCGCGACGACTTTGCAATCGAACAGCCCAAGATTGCAGTCTTCGGGATGAACCCCCACGCGGGGGAGGCCGGCGCCTTCGGTCGAAAAGAAGAGGAGGTCATCACCCCGGCCCTGCAGGCCGCGCGCCAGGAGGGATTTCGGGTGGACGGGCCCATCGCGGCGGACGGGTTCTTTGGGACTCAACTCGACGCCGGCTACGACGCGGCGCTGGCAATGTACCACGACCAGGGGCTCGTGCCCTTCAAGGCCCTCGCGTTCGATCACGGCGTCAACTACACGGCGGGACTGCCCATCGTGCGGACCTCGCCGGACCACGGGACGGCCTTCGGCATCGCGGGCAAGGGAATGGCCCTGCCGGGCAGCATGCGAAACTCCATGGAGTTGGCCGTAGCCGTTGCCCGCCACCGCCACCAGCAGGCCACGCCCGCGACGTAA
- a CDS encoding cell division ATP-binding protein FtsE produces the protein MIDFRDVSISFPLPSGDQRSVLDDVSFHIDQSQKTYLVGPTGSGKSTILRLLYMDLRPDSGVVQIGDYRSDQVEREDIPHLRRSIGVVFQDFQLLPDRTAYENVAFALHATGTSAQKVQSRVTKVLGRVGLSHKHRSYPHELSGGEQQRVVIARAIANDPWVLLADEPTGNLDPSVADEIHELLLDLHKQGMTLFVATHDHRLVKSYSARTLAMMNRQVVEIDPETL, from the coding sequence GTGATCGACTTCCGCGACGTTTCCATCTCGTTCCCCCTCCCGAGCGGTGACCAGCGTTCGGTCCTGGACGACGTCTCCTTCCACATCGACCAGTCGCAGAAGACCTATCTGGTGGGCCCCACGGGCAGCGGCAAGAGCACAATCCTGCGCCTGCTCTACATGGACCTACGCCCCGACTCGGGGGTGGTCCAAATTGGCGACTACCGATCCGACCAGGTTGAACGAGAGGACATTCCGCACCTCCGTCGCTCGATCGGGGTGGTTTTCCAGGACTTCCAGCTCCTCCCGGACCGTACGGCGTACGAGAATGTCGCCTTCGCCCTCCACGCCACCGGCACGTCCGCTCAAAAGGTGCAAAGCCGGGTGACGAAGGTCCTGGGCCGGGTGGGCCTGAGCCACAAGCACCGGAGCTACCCCCACGAGCTGTCGGGGGGGGAGCAGCAACGCGTCGTCATCGCGCGAGCGATCGCCAATGACCCGTGGGTTCTCCTGGCCGACGAGCCCACGGGGAACCTGGACCCGTCCGTGGCCGATGAGATCCACGAGTTGTTGCTGGACCTGCACAAGCAGGGGATGACGCTCTTCGTGGCCACCCACGACCACCGGCTCGTGAAATCGTATTCGGCGCGAACCCTCGCGATGATGAACCGGCAAGTGGTGGAGATTGACCCGGAGACGCTCTAG
- a CDS encoding S8 family serine peptidase has protein sequence MSDAQEGQEIVTIISTKSKGGLSLFETEEPITGTNVDAYNSDPDVTDEAERELRELGFRILDVNPATISVGGSAEQFQDVFGVALEGRKKEVFDGEEAEYFDVEEDGEEMAGALGDWAEGVTPVVPPEFHTESPISPIAEPHSDAYHYFTVPDEVATILRATRVHRNGITGSNVKVAMPDTGFYEHEFYERRGYRTRSTILGPGASNPSQDNYGHGTGEAANIFAAAPDAQLIPVKMGNDAVGAFNKARNQNPDIITNSWGWSVDRPGTSWRDIRNRSRSLYNTLKAMEAAIANAVNNGIVVCFSAGNGAGGYGFPASHPDVIAVGGVHVNYPDLDLEASSYAASFDSSLYSGRQVPDLCGMVGDDTSSLPAPLLMLPVPPGSRLDTSSTGAADDSWGLFSGTSAAAPQVAGVVALMLEKNNSLSPSDVKKKLVNQAAKDVTKGQSAMGDSAGPGDDAATGAGMVDAKWAWVVSMGDTMARFFEATPERREQLINEEAVPEIDGEFVEDMMQTLRSRS, from the coding sequence ATGTCTGACGCGCAAGAAGGCCAGGAAATCGTCACCATCATCTCAACCAAATCCAAGGGGGGACTTTCCCTTTTTGAAACTGAAGAGCCCATCACAGGGACAAATGTAGACGCGTACAACTCAGACCCGGATGTTACGGACGAGGCCGAGCGTGAGCTCCGAGAACTGGGATTTCGCATTTTGGACGTGAATCCAGCAACCATCTCGGTCGGGGGGTCGGCCGAGCAGTTCCAAGACGTGTTTGGCGTGGCCCTCGAGGGCCGAAAGAAAGAAGTGTTTGACGGAGAAGAAGCGGAGTACTTCGATGTCGAGGAGGACGGCGAAGAAATGGCCGGGGCGCTGGGAGACTGGGCGGAAGGCGTCACCCCGGTCGTTCCCCCCGAGTTTCACACGGAGAGCCCAATTTCCCCCATTGCGGAGCCGCACTCGGACGCGTATCACTACTTCACGGTGCCCGACGAGGTCGCTACGATCCTCCGCGCCACCCGGGTGCACCGCAATGGAATTACCGGGTCGAATGTGAAAGTGGCCATGCCGGACACGGGGTTCTACGAGCACGAATTTTACGAGCGGCGAGGCTACCGCACACGCTCGACGATTCTTGGGCCCGGCGCCAGCAATCCGTCCCAGGACAACTACGGGCATGGCACCGGAGAGGCGGCTAATATTTTTGCGGCTGCTCCAGACGCCCAGTTGATCCCGGTAAAAATGGGAAACGACGCGGTTGGGGCGTTCAACAAGGCCCGCAATCAAAATCCAGACATCATCACGAACAGCTGGGGCTGGTCTGTCGACCGGCCGGGCACGTCCTGGAGAGACATCCGCAACCGAAGCCGCTCCCTGTACAACACGCTCAAGGCGATGGAGGCCGCGATCGCCAACGCCGTAAACAACGGCATTGTCGTGTGCTTCTCGGCGGGGAATGGAGCAGGCGGGTACGGGTTTCCGGCGAGCCACCCCGACGTCATCGCCGTAGGGGGGGTCCACGTGAACTACCCGGACCTGGACCTTGAGGCCTCCAGCTACGCGGCCAGCTTCGACAGCAGCCTGTATTCGGGGCGACAGGTCCCGGACCTCTGCGGGATGGTCGGCGACGACACATCGTCTCTTCCCGCGCCGCTCCTGATGCTTCCCGTGCCGCCCGGAAGCCGGCTTGATACCTCATCGACCGGGGCCGCAGACGACAGCTGGGGCCTCTTCAGTGGAACGTCCGCCGCGGCTCCGCAGGTGGCGGGGGTTGTGGCCCTGATGCTGGAGAAGAACAACTCCCTCAGCCCCTCCGACGTGAAGAAGAAACTCGTCAATCAGGCCGCCAAGGACGTAACCAAAGGCCAGAGTGCAATGGGCGACTCGGCGGGACCGGGAGATGACGCGGCAACCGGGGCGGGAATGGTGGACGCAAAGTGGGCCTGGGTCGTGTCCATGGGCGATACGATGGCCCGCTTCTTCGAGGCGACCCCGGAGAGACGAGAGCAGCTCATCAACGAAGAGGCCGTCCCGGAGATTGACGGGGAGTTTGTGGAGGACATGATGCAGACGCTTCGTTCGCGATCATAG
- the hemB gene encoding porphobilinogen synthase, whose translation MASSTDYNFPTRPRRLRKTRNIRRMARETRLSTDHLIAPQFVMAGEGEREEVPSMPDTYRHTIDRLVDHAETLHDLGIPAIALFPAIPDQLKTPDAEHALNPDHLYPNAIRALKDAVPDLMVITDTALDPYNSDGHDGIVRDGEIQNDATIDVMREMAVLHAEAGADIIAPSDMMDGRVGAIRTALDDAGHTDAAILSYTAKYSSNYYGPFRDALDSAPEDKAEAPTKDIPKDKDTYQMDPANGEEAVRELLLDLDEGADMVMVKPALPYLDVIHRVQQHSDVPVAAYNVSGEYAMIKAAAQNGWLDEKACALEALTGIRRAGADVILTYFAEDAARWLAQ comes from the coding sequence ATGGCTTCCTCTACCGACTACAACTTTCCCACCCGCCCCCGCCGACTGCGCAAAACTCGCAACATCCGCCGCATGGCGCGGGAGACGCGGTTGTCGACCGACCACCTCATTGCCCCTCAGTTCGTGATGGCCGGGGAAGGCGAGCGGGAAGAGGTCCCGTCGATGCCGGACACGTACCGACACACGATCGACCGGCTCGTCGACCACGCAGAGACGCTGCACGACCTCGGCATTCCAGCGATCGCCCTGTTCCCGGCCATCCCCGACCAGTTGAAAACACCGGACGCGGAGCACGCCCTCAACCCCGACCACCTCTACCCAAACGCGATCCGGGCCCTCAAGGACGCCGTGCCGGACCTGATGGTGATCACCGACACGGCCCTCGATCCGTACAACAGCGACGGGCACGACGGAATCGTGCGCGACGGCGAGATCCAGAACGACGCTACGATCGACGTGATGCGCGAGATGGCGGTGCTCCACGCCGAGGCCGGGGCCGACATCATCGCCCCCTCCGACATGATGGACGGGCGTGTGGGCGCCATCCGCACTGCCCTCGACGATGCCGGCCACACCGACGCCGCGATTTTGTCCTACACCGCCAAGTACTCGTCGAACTACTACGGTCCGTTCCGCGACGCCCTTGACTCGGCGCCTGAGGACAAGGCGGAGGCCCCCACCAAGGACATTCCCAAGGACAAGGACACCTACCAGATGGACCCGGCCAACGGCGAGGAGGCCGTCCGCGAGCTCCTGCTCGACCTCGACGAAGGGGCCGACATGGTGATGGTGAAGCCGGCGCTTCCCTACCTCGACGTCATCCACCGCGTGCAGCAGCACAGCGACGTGCCCGTGGCCGCCTACAACGTGAGCGGCGAGTACGCCATGATCAAGGCCGCTGCCCAGAACGGCTGGCTCGACGAGAAGGCCTGTGCCCTAGAGGCCCTCACCGGCATCCGCCGCGCCGGGGCCGACGTCATTCTTACCTACTTCGCGGAAGACGCTGCTCGCTGGCTGGCGCAATAA
- the cysS gene encoding cysteine--tRNA ligase, which yields MSSPTLRLYNTLTHETEPVEPIEEEHLRFYSCGPTVYMYAHIGNFRSFLTADLIRRTAEAIGWDVTNVSNITDVGHLTQDDLVDPGGEDKMQRALEREGERFANIYDLARHYTEAFLEDWGALNLREPEVRPRATEHVTDQLEAVIELVEKEHAYTTDQGVYFSVESVEDYGHLSGNTEAQQLEATERDVVEDPGKQDPRDFALWKHDPQHLMHWHSPWGWGYPGWHIECSVMGMQYLGDRFDLHTGGEDLIFPHHECEIAQNQSLAGHQVVNYWVHTRFLQVEGEKMSKSKGNFYTVRDLIHPGPDDDHVPDSVREQGGVDPLALRYALMQGQYRKPFNFTLDTLHTAARHVRRYQDAAERVDEALEADADGPDELGSRLGSVYGRTLEAMCDDLNTPAATAAALDGVKAIEQTDRLSGATARSARSWLDRTNALLGIVEPDHEAEQHTDKGSENGLALDHLSDSINTLLEDREAARADGEYARADAIRDTLEALGIEVMDTPDGTEWERRGQLG from the coding sequence ATGTCGTCGCCCACGCTCCGTCTTTACAACACGCTTACGCACGAGACCGAACCGGTCGAGCCGATCGAAGAGGAGCACCTCCGCTTCTACAGCTGCGGGCCCACGGTGTACATGTACGCCCACATCGGCAACTTCCGGTCGTTCCTGACGGCCGACCTCATCCGACGCACCGCCGAGGCCATTGGCTGGGACGTGACCAACGTGAGCAACATCACGGACGTCGGCCATCTCACGCAGGACGACCTGGTGGACCCCGGGGGCGAGGACAAGATGCAACGAGCCCTGGAGCGGGAGGGCGAACGCTTTGCCAACATCTACGACCTCGCCCGCCATTACACGGAGGCGTTCCTGGAGGACTGGGGGGCACTGAACCTGCGCGAGCCGGAGGTGCGGCCCCGTGCCACCGAGCACGTCACGGATCAGCTGGAGGCGGTCATTGAGCTCGTCGAGAAGGAGCATGCCTACACGACCGATCAGGGCGTCTACTTTTCCGTCGAGAGCGTCGAGGACTACGGTCACCTCAGCGGCAACACGGAGGCGCAACAACTGGAGGCCACCGAGCGCGATGTGGTGGAGGACCCCGGGAAGCAGGACCCGCGCGACTTTGCCCTGTGGAAGCACGATCCGCAGCACCTCATGCACTGGCATAGCCCCTGGGGCTGGGGCTATCCCGGCTGGCACATCGAGTGCTCGGTAATGGGCATGCAGTACCTCGGCGACCGCTTCGATCTCCACACCGGCGGCGAAGACCTCATCTTTCCGCATCACGAGTGCGAGATCGCCCAGAACCAGTCCCTCGCCGGGCACCAGGTCGTCAACTACTGGGTGCACACCCGCTTCTTGCAGGTGGAGGGCGAGAAGATGTCGAAGTCGAAGGGCAATTTTTACACCGTCCGCGACCTCATCCACCCCGGCCCGGACGACGACCACGTTCCGGACTCGGTTCGGGAACAGGGAGGCGTCGACCCATTGGCCCTCCGCTACGCCCTGATGCAGGGCCAGTACCGCAAGCCGTTCAACTTCACGCTCGATACCCTCCACACTGCGGCCCGTCACGTCCGCCGGTATCAAGACGCGGCGGAGCGCGTCGACGAGGCACTGGAGGCGGATGCCGACGGCCCCGACGAACTGGGCAGCCGACTCGGGTCCGTTTACGGCCGCACCCTTGAGGCCATGTGCGACGACCTCAACACCCCCGCCGCCACGGCCGCTGCCCTGGACGGCGTCAAGGCCATCGAGCAGACGGACCGCCTGAGCGGGGCGACAGCCCGGAGTGCGCGCAGTTGGCTCGACCGCACAAATGCCCTTCTCGGCATCGTCGAGCCCGACCACGAGGCAGAGCAGCACACCGACAAGGGCTCCGAGAACGGCCTAGCCCTCGATCACCTCTCCGACTCCATCAATACGCTTCTGGAGGACCGGGAGGCCGCACGGGCCGACGGGGAATACGCCCGCGCCGATGCCATCCGCGACACGCTGGAAGCGCTGGGCATCGAGGTCATGGACACGCCCGACGGCACCGAATGGGAACGGCGGGGGCAGTTGGGGTGA
- a CDS encoding transcriptional regulator: MSDPDSDVPFERLAELDKLIHEPARLSILTALSSCGQADFTFLRRLTGLTRGNLSSHLSRLKEAGLVDVDKSFEDKTPVTTVSLSEEGRRTIARYWDDLQALRDEANRWEADDMDSSD, translated from the coding sequence GTGAGTGACCCAGATTCTGACGTGCCTTTTGAGCGTCTCGCCGAACTGGATAAGCTGATCCATGAGCCCGCACGGCTGTCGATCCTGACGGCCCTCTCGTCGTGCGGACAGGCCGATTTCACGTTCCTGCGGCGCCTGACAGGCCTCACGCGGGGCAACCTCTCGAGCCACCTGTCGCGGCTCAAAGAGGCGGGGCTGGTGGACGTGGACAAGTCGTTCGAGGACAAGACACCGGTCACTACCGTGTCGTTGAGCGAGGAGGGACGTCGTACGATCGCCCGCTACTGGGACGACCTGCAGGCGCTCCGCGACGAGGCCAATCGGTGGGAGGCCGACGACATGGATTCATCGGACTGA
- the yidD gene encoding membrane protein insertion efficiency factor YidD has translation MNNFPPLMRRALSLLARLPRLLLIGLVRLYQLVLSPHLGRTCRFHPTCSTYAIQAFREYGAVKGFLLTVHRLFRCHPWGGHGYDPPRWFGKEPPAADGRAQAAEERR, from the coding sequence ATGAACAACTTTCCTCCTTTGATGCGCCGTGCCCTTTCCCTCTTGGCCCGTCTTCCGCGCCTACTCCTGATCGGGCTCGTGCGCCTGTACCAGCTTGTGCTCTCCCCACACCTGGGGCGCACCTGCCGCTTTCACCCAACGTGCTCGACCTACGCGATTCAGGCGTTTCGGGAGTACGGCGCAGTCAAGGGCTTTTTGCTCACGGTCCACCGTCTGTTCCGCTGTCATCCGTGGGGCGGGCACGGCTACGACCCCCCGCGGTGGTTCGGGAAGGAGCCCCCGGCGGCAGACGGCCGAGCACAGGCCGCAGAAGAACGTCGGTGA
- the hisI gene encoding phosphoribosyl-AMP cyclohydrolase, producing the protein MDDPLLDAVDFTDDGLIPAIVQDAETDQVLMMAYMTAETLQETLDSGRMVYWSRSRQERWVKGQTSGHTQTVEEVRLDCDGDTLLCRVHQEGGACHTGFHSCFHRRADEDEWAVDGEKVFDPDAVYE; encoded by the coding sequence ATGGACGACCCGCTTCTCGACGCTGTCGACTTCACCGACGACGGCCTGATCCCCGCCATCGTGCAGGACGCCGAGACCGACCAGGTGCTCATGATGGCGTACATGACGGCCGAGACCCTTCAGGAGACCCTCGACTCGGGCCGGATGGTGTACTGGAGCCGCTCGCGACAAGAGCGATGGGTGAAGGGTCAAACGAGTGGCCACACCCAGACGGTCGAAGAGGTCCGGCTTGACTGCGACGGCGATACACTGCTCTGCAGGGTGCACCAGGAGGGCGGGGCCTGTCACACCGGCTTCCATTCGTGTTTCCACCGCCGGGCCGACGAAGACGAGTGGGCGGTCGACGGCGAGAAGGTGTTCGATCCGGACGCGGTGTACGAATAG
- a CDS encoding sodium/proline symporter codes for MSIGLSLTFGLYLLVLVGIGVYFFLRTDTQRLTDYMLAGRDVGTWPLAFSEVASVASGWTFFAWVGVGFTTGLHGLWFSMAMLGVVLFLYRYVAPTFRRQSEVLDSQTVVDHLALVFRDSPWGAWIRWTATLAVVVFMASYIGAQIIAVGEAMETGLGLNYAVSVGAGGLAVALYTTLGGFDASVWTDFVQGLLVILAALALPIVAIAEIGGWGAFVAEVTATDPTLLSMTAGQTGTALALSIGSWLAFALGALGQPHGLMRFQAIRSERLLSRASVIALAFQALRLTVPLFIGMAGRVLYGSIDNPEAAAMEMMVQLFPDWFAGLLLAGIIGAVLSTSDSMMLVTSADLTRLYKTQFADRVRPARMIRLGRGIVGVMALLGVALAYWRPGTIFDIIEFAFVGLGATLGLPLAFLVLWPRTTGAGVFAAVAAGLVSAVGNLYLSPATFPILVWPITLTAFLGTSYATSRPSPAASSPAASSP; via the coding sequence ATGTCGATCGGTCTCTCACTGACATTCGGGCTCTACCTCCTCGTCCTTGTGGGGATCGGGGTCTACTTCTTCCTCCGCACCGACACCCAACGCCTCACCGACTACATGCTCGCGGGCCGCGACGTGGGCACCTGGCCCCTGGCCTTCTCGGAAGTGGCCTCGGTGGCGAGCGGCTGGACGTTTTTCGCGTGGGTCGGGGTCGGGTTCACGACGGGCCTCCACGGGCTCTGGTTCTCGATGGCGATGCTCGGGGTCGTTCTCTTCCTGTACCGCTACGTGGCCCCGACCTTTCGGCGGCAATCGGAGGTGCTTGACAGCCAGACGGTGGTCGACCACCTGGCACTCGTCTTTCGGGACTCCCCTTGGGGCGCGTGGATCCGGTGGACGGCCACACTCGCGGTGGTGGTATTCATGGCGTCGTACATCGGTGCACAGATCATCGCGGTGGGGGAGGCCATGGAGACGGGTCTCGGCCTCAACTACGCGGTGTCGGTGGGGGCGGGCGGCTTGGCCGTCGCCCTCTACACGACGCTCGGCGGCTTCGACGCGTCGGTCTGGACCGACTTTGTGCAGGGGCTGCTCGTAATTTTGGCGGCCCTCGCGCTTCCGATCGTCGCCATCGCGGAAATTGGCGGCTGGGGCGCGTTCGTGGCGGAGGTGACGGCCACGGACCCGACGCTCCTGTCGATGACGGCGGGACAGACCGGCACGGCCCTCGCACTCTCGATTGGCTCCTGGCTGGCATTCGCGCTGGGGGCCCTCGGCCAGCCGCACGGGCTTATGCGGTTCCAGGCCATCCGGTCCGAACGCCTGCTGAGCCGGGCGTCGGTCATCGCGCTGGCCTTTCAGGCCCTTCGCCTCACGGTTCCGCTCTTCATCGGGATGGCGGGCCGAGTGCTCTACGGCTCAATCGACAATCCCGAGGCGGCGGCGATGGAAATGATGGTTCAACTCTTTCCCGACTGGTTCGCGGGCCTGCTGCTGGCCGGCATCATCGGGGCCGTCCTGTCCACCTCCGACTCGATGATGCTCGTCACCTCGGCGGACCTAACGCGCCTTTACAAAACGCAGTTCGCCGACCGTGTCCGTCCGGCCCGCATGATCCGCCTCGGGCGTGGGATCGTGGGCGTGATGGCCCTGCTCGGGGTCGCCCTGGCCTACTGGCGGCCCGGGACGATCTTCGACATTATCGAGTTTGCCTTCGTGGGGCTCGGGGCGACACTGGGGCTGCCCCTCGCCTTCCTGGTCCTGTGGCCCCGCACGACGGGGGCCGGCGTGTTTGCGGCTGTGGCCGCGGGCCTGGTGAGCGCCGTCGGCAACCTGTACCTCTCGCCCGCCACATTTCCCATCCTAGTGTGGCCCATCACCCTGACGGCGTTTCTGGGCACGAGCTACGCCACCTCCCGCCCGTCCCCCGCGGCTTCGTCCCCCGCGGCTTCGTCCCCGTAG
- a CDS encoding SAM-dependent methyltransferase produces MSRLQSLSLTLLALGLLLGGGIRSGYAQQTDTTEDTTIPGIKMPLEQESDVPYVPTPEPVVDRMLELADVDETDVIYDLGSGDGRIVIRAARKYGARGVGIEIDPDLVEEARKNAEEAGVADLVEFQQGDLFAADISEATVVTLYLLPSVNQKLRPILFDQLSPGTPVVSHDFDMGRWAPDRTVDLEGDTVYRWTIP; encoded by the coding sequence ATGTCTCGCCTACAATCCCTTTCGCTCACCTTGCTCGCCCTCGGCCTGCTGCTGGGCGGCGGCATTCGGTCCGGATACGCCCAGCAAACGGACACCACTGAGGACACGACGATTCCGGGCATCAAGATGCCGCTCGAGCAGGAGTCGGACGTGCCCTACGTGCCGACGCCCGAGCCGGTCGTCGACCGCATGCTGGAGCTGGCCGACGTGGACGAGACGGATGTCATCTACGACCTCGGAAGTGGAGACGGACGCATCGTAATCCGCGCGGCGCGGAAGTACGGAGCGCGGGGGGTCGGCATTGAAATCGACCCCGACCTCGTCGAGGAGGCCCGCAAAAACGCCGAGGAGGCCGGCGTGGCCGACCTCGTTGAATTCCAGCAGGGGGACCTGTTCGCGGCCGATATCAGCGAGGCAACGGTGGTGACGCTGTATCTGCTCCCCTCGGTCAACCAGAAGCTCCGCCCCATCCTTTTTGACCAGCTCTCCCCCGGCACGCCGGTGGTGTCCCACGACTTTGACATGGGCCGGTGGGCTCCGGACCGGACAGTCGACCTGGAGGGCGATACCGTGTACCGCTGGACCATCCCGTAG
- a CDS encoding APC family permease, whose product MDDSSQTRLAASLSTVDVVALTVGVVIGASVFETPALVAGNTGSSWSMLLAWALGGGVSIVGALCYAELTTAYPHAGGDYFYFQRAFGDWLAFLFAWARLVVIQTGSIALLAFVFGDYATELWPIAAQYSPSIYAALAVAGLTLLNALGVRQGKHVQRGLTIATVIGLFVIIGAGLFLVPESAAQAADPGSSGDGAGSFGMAMVFVLLTYGGWNEAAYLSAEVRDLRRNMTRGLFASLGLIAGLYLLVNWAYLQGLGLAGMAGSEVIAADLMRAAFGPPGAKVISLLVVAAALSSTNATIFTGARTSFALGQDVRFFRFLGRWDEDAETPANALLVQGAIALGLVGVGAWTRQGFEAMVDYTAPVFWLFFGLAGAALFVLRRTEPGRKRPFRVPLYPAVPLLFCAACLYMFWSSVAYAGMGALLGVGVLVTGVPLLALRTTRSLDASS is encoded by the coding sequence ATGGACGACTCCTCCCAGACGCGGCTGGCCGCCAGCCTTTCGACTGTTGACGTCGTGGCCCTGACCGTCGGGGTGGTGATTGGGGCCAGCGTCTTCGAGACCCCCGCTCTCGTGGCCGGGAATACCGGCAGCAGCTGGTCCATGCTGCTTGCCTGGGCGCTAGGCGGCGGCGTGTCGATCGTGGGGGCGCTCTGTTACGCCGAGCTGACCACGGCGTACCCCCATGCGGGCGGGGACTACTTTTATTTCCAGCGCGCCTTCGGGGACTGGCTGGCGTTCCTGTTTGCCTGGGCCCGCCTGGTGGTAATCCAGACCGGCTCCATCGCCCTGCTGGCGTTTGTGTTTGGCGACTACGCCACGGAGCTGTGGCCGATCGCCGCGCAGTACTCGCCATCCATCTACGCCGCGCTGGCCGTCGCCGGGCTCACCCTGCTCAACGCGCTTGGGGTGCGGCAGGGAAAACACGTGCAGCGCGGCCTCACCATCGCGACGGTCATTGGTCTGTTCGTTATCATCGGGGCGGGCCTTTTCCTCGTGCCCGAGTCGGCCGCTCAGGCCGCGGATCCCGGATCCTCGGGGGACGGAGCCGGAAGCTTCGGGATGGCCATGGTCTTTGTGCTCTTGACGTACGGAGGGTGGAACGAGGCGGCCTACCTCTCCGCCGAGGTCCGTGACCTCCGACGCAACATGACGCGGGGGCTGTTCGCAAGCCTCGGCCTGATCGCCGGGCTCTACCTGCTGGTGAACTGGGCCTACCTGCAGGGGCTCGGGCTCGCCGGCATGGCAGGCTCGGAGGTCATCGCAGCGGACCTGATGCGCGCGGCCTTTGGTCCTCCGGGGGCAAAGGTTATTAGCCTGCTGGTGGTGGCCGCGGCCCTCAGCTCCACGAATGCGACCATCTTCACCGGGGCCCGAACCAGTTTCGCACTCGGCCAGGACGTTCGCTTTTTCCGCTTCCTGGGCCGCTGGGACGAGGATGCCGAAACCCCCGCCAATGCCCTCCTCGTCCAGGGGGCCATTGCGCTTGGGCTGGTGGGCGTGGGCGCCTGGACTCGGCAGGGCTTTGAGGCGATGGTGGACTACACGGCGCCGGTGTTCTGGCTGTTCTTTGGGCTGGCCGGCGCGGCGCTCTTTGTTCTCCGCCGAACAGAGCCCGGGAGGAAACGTCCCTTCCGGGTTCCGTTGTACCCCGCGGTTCCGCTACTCTTCTGCGCGGCCTGCCTGTACATGTTCTGGTCCAGCGTGGCCTACGCCGGCATGGGGGCCCTGCTGGGCGTCGGCGTGCTGGTGACCGGGGTTCCACTGCTGGCCCTGCGGACGACCCGCTCTCTCGACGCCTCTTCTTGA